The genomic segment GCACAACCGTTTAAGAGCGCCAGGTTCTGTAGGAGCTTCTTCTTATCCATCTAGAGTATTCAAAGGAATGCGTATGGCTGGAAGAATGGGAGGAGATAATGTAAAAGTTCAAAACCTTAGAGTTTTAAAAGTAGTGGCTGAAAAGAACCTACTTGTTATTAAAGGATGTGTTCCTGGTCATAACAACTCTTATGTAATCATTCAGAAGTAATGGAAGTAAAAGTATTAGATTTCAACGGAAAAGATACTGGAAGAAAAGTTCAACTTTCTGATTCAGTATTCGCAATTGAACCAAATAATCACGCAGTATACCTTGATGTGAAGCAATATCTTGCTAATCAAAGACAAGGAACGCACAAAGCAAAAGAAAGAGCTGAAGTTGCGGGAAGTACACGTAAGATTAAGAAACAAAAAGGTACCGGAACAGCTCGTGCTGGTTCTGCAAAAAACCCATTGTTTAAAGGTGGAGGAACAGTTTTCGGACCTAGACCAAGAAGTTATTCATTCAAATTGAATAAAAACTTGAAACGTTTAGCTAGAAAATCAGCTTTCTCAATCAAAGCAAAAGAGTCAAATATCATCGTTTTAGAAGACTTCAATTTTGAAACTCCAAGCACTAAAAATTTCATTAACGTTTTGAAATCGTTAGGCTTAGAAAACAAAAAATCCTTGTTCGTGTTGGGTGATTCAAATAAAAATGTATATTTGTCGTCACGCAATTTAAAGGCTTCTAACGTAGTAAGTAGCTCAGAATTAAGTACTTACGCCATCTTAAACGCTAATAATGTAGTGCTTTTAGAAGGTTCTTTGGAAGGAATTGAAGATAATTTAAGCAAATAAATAGGAAAATGAGTATTATAATCAGACCTATAGTAACTGAAAAAGTAACCAAAGAAAGTGAAGTTTTAAACCGCTTCGGATTTTTTGTTAACAAAAAAGCAAACAAAGTTGAGATTAAGAAAGCTGTTGAAGCTACTTATGGAGTAACTGTTGTTAGTGTTAACACAATTAACGTAAGACCGGATAGAACTACAAAATACACTAAAAGTGGTTTGATCAGTGGTAAAACAAATGCTGAAAAGAAAGCATTTGTACAAGTAAAAGAAGGAGAATCAATTGATTTTTACAACAATATCTAATAGAGAACAATGTCAGTTAGAAAATTAAAACCTATTACCCCAGGTCAGCGATTTAGAGTTGTGAATGGTTATGACGCCATTACAACTGATAAGCCGGAACGCTCTTTGATAGCGCCGATAAAAAACTCTGGAGGTAGAAATAGTCAAGGAAAGATGACCATGCGTTATACGGGTGGTGGTCACAAGCAGAGATATCGTATTATTGATTTTAAACGTACTAAAGAAGGAATTCCTGCTACGGTTAAATCAATCGAATACGATCCAAATCGTACTGCGTTTATCGCTTTATTAGCTTATGCTGATGGAGAGAAAACTTATGTTATTGCACAAAACGGATTGAAAGTGGGTCAGAAATTAGTTTCTGGACCAGAATCTCAACCTGAAATTGGTAATACATTGCCATTAAGCAGAATTCCATTAGGAACTGTTATTTCATGTATTGAGTTGCGTCCAGGTCAAGGAGCAGTTATTGCTCGTTCAGCTGGAACATTCGCTCAATTAATGGCAAGAGATGGAAAATATGCTACAATTAAAATGCCATCAGGAGAAACAAGATTAATCTTGTTAACCTGTTCAGCTACAATTGGAGCAGTTTCTAATTCTGATCATCAATTAGTTGTATCTGGTAAAGCAGGTAGAACAAGATGGTTAGGAAGAAGACCTAGAACAAGACCTGTTGCAATGAACCCTGTCGATCACCCAATGGGTGGTGGTGAAGGACGTTCTTCTGGTGGACATCCACGTTCAAGAAATGGAATACCAGCTAAAGGTTATAGAACTCGTTCTAAGAAAAACCCGAGTAACAAGTATATCGTAGAACGTAGAAAGAAATAATAAGATATGGCACGTTCATTAAAAAAAGGACCTTTCGTTCATTATAAGTTAGACAAGAAAGTTCAAGAAAACATTGAAAAAGGTGGTAGTGGAGTTGTTAAGACATGGTCTAGAGCTTCAATGATCACTCCAGACTTTGTTGGACAAACAATCGCAGTTCATAACGGTCGTCAGTTTGTACCAGTTTACGTTACAGAAAACATGGTAGGTCACAAATTAGGAGAATTTTCACCAACAAGATCTTTTAGAGGTCACGCTGGAGCAAAAAATAAAGGTAAAAAATAAGAAGCAATGGGAGTTCGTAAAAGAGAAACAGCAGACGCAAGAAAAGAGGCTAATAAGTCACTAGCTTTTGCAAAATTGAATAACTGCCCTACTTCACCTAGAAAAATGCGCTTAGTTGCGGACTTGGTAAGAGGTCAGAAAGTGGAAAGAGCACTTAATATATTAAGATTTAGCTCAAAAGAAGCTTCAAGAAAATTAGAGAAACTATTATTATCTGCAATCAATAACTGGGAGCAAAAAAATAGTGAAGGTAATGTTACTGAAGCAGGCTTATTTATAAAAGAGATCAGAGTAGATGGTGGTATGATGTTGAAAAGACTTCGTCCAGCTCCACAAGGTCGTGCACACAGAATTAGAAAACGTTCTAACCACGTAACAATCGTGTTAGGAGCTATTAATAACACACAAAGCAATTAATAAAGATGGGACAAAAGACAAATCCAATTGGAAATAGACTTGGTATCATCAGAGGATGGGACTCTAACTGGTATGGTGGAAATGATTATGGCGATAAATTAGCCGAAGATCACAAAATCAGAAAGTACATCCATGCTCGTTTATCAAAAGCTAGTGTATCAAAAGTAATCATCGAGAGAACTTTGAAACTTGTAACCGTTACTATCACAACTGCTAGACCTGGTATCATTATCGGAAAAGGTGGGCAAGAGGTAGACAAGTTGAAAGAAGAACTTAAGAAAATTACTGACAAAGAGGTTCAAATTAACATCTTTGAAATCAAAAGACCTGAACTTGATGCTTATTTAGTTGCAACAAGTATCTGTCGTCAAATCGAGAGTCGTATTTCTTACAGACGTGCAATCAAAATGGCTATTGCTGCTTCTATGCGTATGAACGCTGAAGGTATCAAAGTTTTGATTTCTGGTCGTTTGAATGGAGCTGAGATGGCGCGTTCAGAAGGTTTCAAAGAAGGTAGAATTCCTCTATCAACTTTCAGAGCCGATATTGATTATGCTTTAGCAGAAGCGCATACTACTTATGGTAGAATGGGTATTAAAGTATGGATCATGAAAGGTGAAGTTTATGGAAAGAGAGATCTTTCTCCGCTTGCTGGAATGGACAAAAAACAATCTGGTGCAGGTGGTAAAGGTGGAGATGCTCCTAGAGGCAAATCTAACTTTAATAAAGGTGGAAAACCAGACGCTCGTAAAAGAAAGTAAATTTTTAAACTAAAGAAAAATGTTACAGCCTAAAAGAACAAAATACCGTAAGGTACAGAAAGGTAAAATGAAAGGAAACTCTCAAAGAGGGCATGAACTTTCTAATGGAATGTTTGGTATTAAATCTGTACATGAAGATGGAATGTTCTTAACCTCTCGTCAAATCGAAGCTGCACGTATTGCTGCAACTCGTTACATGAAGAGAGAAGGACAATTATGGATCAAAATATTTCCAGACAAACCAATCACTAAGAAACCTCTTGAAGTACGTATGGGTAAAGGTAAAGGAGCCGTTGAATATTGGGCTGCCGTTGTTAAACCCGGAAGAATCATGTTTGAAGTTGGTGGAGTACCTTTGTCAGTTGCAAAAGAGGCGTTACGTCTTGCAGCACAAAAACTTCCAGTAAAAACTAAATTCGTTGTTGCGAGAGATTTCGAAGCATAATCTAATTATATTATGAAACAATCAGAAATAAAAAATCTTTCTGCAGCTGAGTTGCAAGAAAATCTTAGCCAGACTAAGAAAGCTTATGCTAACCTAAAATTGGCTCACGCTATCTCACCAATTGAGAATCCATTACAGATTAGAACTGTAAGAAGAACAATTGCAAGATTGGCGACTGAGCTTACAAAAAGAGAGTTACAATAATTGTAATCTGCTGAAAGATGGAAAAAAGAAATTTAAGAAAAGAGAGAATTGGTGTTGTTACTTCTAACAAAATGGAGAAATCTATTGTTGTTGCTGAAGTACGTAAAGTAAAACACCCTTTATACGGTAAGTTCGTGTTGAAAACTAAAAAGTATCACGCACACGACGAAAAGAACGACTGTAACATTGGAGATACTGTAAGGATAAGTGAAACTCGTCCTTTGAGTAAAACAAAATGTTGGAGGTTAGTTGAAATCATTGAAAGAGCTAAATAATTATGGTACAACAAGAATCAAGACTAAAAGTAGCAGATAACACAGGAGCTAAAGAAGTTTTAACTATCCGTGTTTTAGGAGGTACCAAAAGAAGGTATGCCTCTGTTGGTGACAAGATTGTAGTTTCTATCAAAGATGCAACTCCTAACGGAAACGTTAAAAAAGGAGCTGTTTCAACTGCAGTTGTTGTACGTACCAAAAAAGAAGTGAGAAGAGCCGATGGTTCATACATCAGATTTGATGACAACGCATGTGTGTTATTGAATGCTGCTGGTGAAATGAGAGGAACTCGTGTTTTTGGTCCGGTAGCAAGAGAACTTCGTGAAAAACAATTCATGAAAATTGTATCATTAGCACCAGAAGTGCTTTAATTCGTTTTAAGATGATAAAGCTAAAAATAAAATCAGGAGACGTAGTAAGAGTTATTGCAGGTGACCATAAAGGTGCTGAAGGTAAAGTTTTACGCGTGTACCGTGAGAAAAACAAAGCGATCGTTGAAGGTGTAAACATGGTTTCGAAACATACTAAACCAAGTGCTAAAAACCCTCAAGGTGGTATCGTTAAGAAAGAAGCTTCTATTCAAATTTCAAATATTGCTTTAATTGATCCTAAAACTAAAGGAACAACTAGAGTTGGTATTAGAGTAGAAGGAGATAAGAAAGTGAGATTTTCAAAAAAATCTAATCAAGTACTATAGTGATGGCATATACACCTAGACTAAAAGAAGAATACAAGAGCAGAGTTATTGCTGCTCTTAAAGAGGAATTCGGATATACAAACGTAATGCAAGTTCCAAAATTGGAAAAAATCGTTTTGAGCCGTGGAGTTGGTGCAGCTGTATCTGATAAAAAATTAATCGACTATGCAGTTGATGAATTGACAAAGATCACTGGACAAAAAGCAGTTTCTACAATTTCTAAGAAAGACGTTGCGTCTTTCAAATTGAGAAAAGGAATGCCAATTGGAGCAAAAGTAACTCTTCGTGGAGAAAGAATGTATGAGTTTTTAGACAGACTTATTACTTCTGCTTTACCACGTGTTAGAGATTTTAGTGGTATCAAAGCTACTGGTTTCGACGGAAGAGGTAACTATAACCTTGGAGTGTTAGAGCAAATCATTTTCCCAGAAATTGATATTGATAAAGTAAACAAAATATCTGGAATGGATATCACATTTGTTACTACTGCTCAAACAGATAAGGAAGCAAAATCGTTATTGGCTGAACTAGGATTACCTTTTAAAAAGAATTAAGACATGGCTAAAGAATCAATGAAAGCCCGCGAGGTGAAAAGAGAAAAAACGGTAGCAAAGTATGCTGAGAAAAGAAAAGCTTTGTTAGAAGCTGGAGATTTCGTAGGTTTGCAAAAATTACCAAAAAATGCTTCACCTGTTCGTTTACACAATCGTTGTAAATTAACTGGAAGACCAAGAGGATATATTCGTCAATTTGGTATTTCACGTGTAACATTCCGCGAAATGGCTAACAACGGGTTAATTCCTGGAGTTAAGAAAGCTAGCTGGTAAGAATAAAGAATTATAAATTGGTTTAAGGTTCGATGGCAGGGTGCCATCGAAAACCAAAACCGCAAATTGATACATATGTATACAGATCCAATTGCAGATTACTTGACGCGAGTTCGTAACGCTGTGGCTGCAAACCACAAAGTTGTTGAAATTCCGGCATCTAATCTAAAAAAAGAGATTACAAAGATCTTATTTGATCAAGGGTATATCTTAAGTTATAAGTTTGAGCAGAATACCGTTCAGGGTTCTATCAAAATTGCTTTGAAGTATGATAAAGATACTAAAGAGCCTGTTATCAAAGATATCCAAAGAATTAGTAAACCAGGTTTACGTAAATATGCAGGTGCTTCTAAAATTCCAAGAATCCTTAACGGATTAGGTATTGCGATTGTTTCTACTTCAAAAGGTCTTATGACTGGGAAACAAGCTAAGCAATTGAATGTGGGTGGTGAAGTAATTTGTTACGTATACTAATATTAAAGACTATATAAGATGTCAAGAATAGGTAAAAATCCAATTGTAATCCCTGCTGGTGTAACTGTAGAAGTTGCTGAAGGTATCGTTACAGTAAAAGGAAAGAATGGTCAACTAACACAGGAGTTTTCGGACGTAACTGTAAAAGTTGAAGACGGTCAAGTTCTAGTAGAAAGATCGTCTGATCAGAAAGACCAAAGAGCAAAACACGGTTTATACAGATCTTTAATCAACAACATGATTCAAGGTGTATCAACAGGTTTTACTAAAGAATTGGAATTGGTTGGAGTAGGTTATAGAGCTTCAAACCAAGGTCAAAAATTAGATTTAGCTCTTGGATATTCACATAATATCATTTTAGAAGTAGCTCCAGAAGTAAATGTGGAGACGATTTCTGAAAAAGGGAAAAACCCAATTGTGAAATTAACATCATTTGACAAACAACTTTTAGGTCAGGTAGCTGCGAAAATCAGAGGTTTCCGTAAGCCTGAGCCATACAAAGGAAAAGGTGTTAAATTCGTAGGTGAAGTATTAAGAAGAAAAGCAGGTAAATCAGCTTAAAAAATAAGATTATGTCATTAACAAAATCTGATAGAAGACAGAGAATTAAATTCAGAATTAGAAAGATTGTTAGCGGTACTGCTGCTAAACCTAGACTTTCTGTTTTTAGAAGTAACAAAGAAATTTACGCTCAATTAATTGATGATGTAAATGGAGTTACTTTAATAGCTGCCTCTTCAAGAGAAAAAGAAATAGGTAAAGGTACAAACGTTGAAGTTGCTGCAGCAGTTGGAAAACTAGTTGGCGAAAAAGCGTTAAAAGCCGGTATTGATGCAGTAACTTTCGATAGAGGAGGTTATTTATATCACGGTCGTATTAAATCATTAGCAGAAGGCGCGAGAGCTGCTGGACTTAAATTCTAATATAGTATGTCTAATAAATACAAAAATATAGAGTTAGTAAAATCAGCTGGTCTTGAATTGAAAGACCGTTTGGTGAGTGTAAATCGTGTTACTAAAGTTACAAAAGGTGGTAGAGCATTTGGTTTTTCTGCTATTGTAGTGGTAGGTGATGAAAATGGAGTGGTAGGTCACGGATTAGGAAAATCTAAAGATGTTTCTGAAGCAATTGCGAAAGCAGTAGAAGATGCTAAGAAAAATTTAGTTCGTATTCCTTTGAATGGACAATCAGTTCCTCACGAACAAAAAGGTAAATTTGGTGGTGCACGTGTATTCTTAATTCCTGCCTCTCATGGTACAGGAGTTATTGCTGGTGGAGCTGTTCGTTCAGTTCTTGAATCAGTAGGTATTCACGATGTATTGTCTAAATCTCAAGGATCTTCAAATCCTCACAACGTAGTAAAAGCAACTTTTGATGCTTTGTTACAAATGAGAAGTGCTCACACTGTTGCAAAACAAAGAGGAGTATCTTTAGAAAAAGTTTTTAAAGGTTAATATTCAAGGAAATTATGGCTAAATTAGTAGTAAAACAAGTTCGAAGCAAAATTAACTGTCCTCTTTCTCAAAAGAGAGGTTTAGAAGCTTTAGGTCTACGTAAAATGGGACAAGTTGTAGAGCATGATTCAAATCCTGCAATCCTTGGTATGATAAATAAAGTTAAACACTTAGTTTCCGTAGAGGAAGTTAAATAACAATTATAGTTATGAATTTAAGTAACTTACAACCTGCTGAAGGTGCTACACACAATCAAAATAAAAGATTAGGTAGAGGAGAAGGTTCTGGTAAAGGTGGTACTGCTGCACGTGGTCACAAAGGAGCTAAGTCTCGTTCTGGTTATTCTAAAAAGATTGGTTTTGAAGGTGGTCAAATGCCACTTCAAAGACGTGTACCTAAGTTTGGTTTCACAAACATCAACCGTAAAGAATACGAAGGTGTTAATTTAGATACTCTTCAATTATTAGTTGATAATGGAGTAATTACTGATACTGTTGATATGGCAGTATATGTTGCTAATCGTTTGGCTACTAAAAATGAAATCGTTAAGATTTTAGGTAGAGGTGAATTGAAAGCAAAATTAAAAGTAACTGCTCATAAATTTACTGCTACTGCAAAAGCGGCTATTGAAGCTGCAGGTGGAGAAGCTGTAACATTATAATTTTCAATTAAGATGAAGAAATTTATTGAATCAATAAGTAATGTTTGGAAAATCGAAGAGTTAAAGAATCGTATTCTTATGACTCTTGGTTTGCTATTAATCTATCGATTTGGAGCTCAAGTTACGCTTCCAGGGATTGATGCTACACAATTGGCTAATTTAGCTGGTCAAACAAAAGACGGAATAGGTTCTATTTTGGATATGTTTACAGGTGGAGCTTTTTCTCAAGCGTCTGTTTTTGCTTTAGGTATTATGCCTTACATTTCTGCATCTATTGTAGTACAATTGATGGGTATGGCTATTCCTTACTTGCAGAAGCTACAAAGCGATGGTGAAAGTGGTAGAAAGAAGATCAATCAAATTACTCGTTGGTTAACAATTGGAATTACTTTACTTCAGGGGCCTACTTACATTTACAATTTATACAGAACCTTACCTGGTAATGCTTTTTTATTAGGTTTTAATTCTTTTGAATTCTTATTTTCTTCAGTGGTTATTTTAACTACAGGAACCATATTTGCTATGTGGTTAGGAGAAAAAATTACTGATAAAGGAATTGGTAATGGTATTTCTTTGTTAATTATGGTAGGTATTTTAGCTCGTTTACCACAAGCTTTTATTCAAGAATTTACAACTAGAGTAACTAACAATAATGGTGGACCAATGTTATTGGTAATTGAAATTATTGTTTGGTTGTTGGT from the Flavobacterium ammonificans genome contains:
- the rplD gene encoding 50S ribosomal protein L4 gives rise to the protein MEVKVLDFNGKDTGRKVQLSDSVFAIEPNNHAVYLDVKQYLANQRQGTHKAKERAEVAGSTRKIKKQKGTGTARAGSAKNPLFKGGGTVFGPRPRSYSFKLNKNLKRLARKSAFSIKAKESNIIVLEDFNFETPSTKNFINVLKSLGLENKKSLFVLGDSNKNVYLSSRNLKASNVVSSSELSTYAILNANNVVLLEGSLEGIEDNLSK
- the rplW gene encoding 50S ribosomal protein L23, with protein sequence MSIIIRPIVTEKVTKESEVLNRFGFFVNKKANKVEIKKAVEATYGVTVVSVNTINVRPDRTTKYTKSGLISGKTNAEKKAFVQVKEGESIDFYNNI
- the rplB gene encoding 50S ribosomal protein L2 — translated: MSVRKLKPITPGQRFRVVNGYDAITTDKPERSLIAPIKNSGGRNSQGKMTMRYTGGGHKQRYRIIDFKRTKEGIPATVKSIEYDPNRTAFIALLAYADGEKTYVIAQNGLKVGQKLVSGPESQPEIGNTLPLSRIPLGTVISCIELRPGQGAVIARSAGTFAQLMARDGKYATIKMPSGETRLILLTCSATIGAVSNSDHQLVVSGKAGRTRWLGRRPRTRPVAMNPVDHPMGGGEGRSSGGHPRSRNGIPAKGYRTRSKKNPSNKYIVERRKK
- the rpsS gene encoding 30S ribosomal protein S19, encoding MARSLKKGPFVHYKLDKKVQENIEKGGSGVVKTWSRASMITPDFVGQTIAVHNGRQFVPVYVTENMVGHKLGEFSPTRSFRGHAGAKNKGKK
- the rplV gene encoding 50S ribosomal protein L22 gives rise to the protein MGVRKRETADARKEANKSLAFAKLNNCPTSPRKMRLVADLVRGQKVERALNILRFSSKEASRKLEKLLLSAINNWEQKNSEGNVTEAGLFIKEIRVDGGMMLKRLRPAPQGRAHRIRKRSNHVTIVLGAINNTQSN
- the rpsC gene encoding 30S ribosomal protein S3 encodes the protein MGQKTNPIGNRLGIIRGWDSNWYGGNDYGDKLAEDHKIRKYIHARLSKASVSKVIIERTLKLVTVTITTARPGIIIGKGGQEVDKLKEELKKITDKEVQINIFEIKRPELDAYLVATSICRQIESRISYRRAIKMAIAASMRMNAEGIKVLISGRLNGAEMARSEGFKEGRIPLSTFRADIDYALAEAHTTYGRMGIKVWIMKGEVYGKRDLSPLAGMDKKQSGAGGKGGDAPRGKSNFNKGGKPDARKRK
- the rplP gene encoding 50S ribosomal protein L16 is translated as MLQPKRTKYRKVQKGKMKGNSQRGHELSNGMFGIKSVHEDGMFLTSRQIEAARIAATRYMKREGQLWIKIFPDKPITKKPLEVRMGKGKGAVEYWAAVVKPGRIMFEVGGVPLSVAKEALRLAAQKLPVKTKFVVARDFEA
- the rpmC gene encoding 50S ribosomal protein L29 translates to MKQSEIKNLSAAELQENLSQTKKAYANLKLAHAISPIENPLQIRTVRRTIARLATELTKRELQ
- the rpsQ gene encoding 30S ribosomal protein S17, which gives rise to MEKRNLRKERIGVVTSNKMEKSIVVAEVRKVKHPLYGKFVLKTKKYHAHDEKNDCNIGDTVRISETRPLSKTKCWRLVEIIERAK
- the rplN gene encoding 50S ribosomal protein L14, translating into MVQQESRLKVADNTGAKEVLTIRVLGGTKRRYASVGDKIVVSIKDATPNGNVKKGAVSTAVVVRTKKEVRRADGSYIRFDDNACVLLNAAGEMRGTRVFGPVARELREKQFMKIVSLAPEVL
- the rplX gene encoding 50S ribosomal protein L24 — encoded protein: MIKLKIKSGDVVRVIAGDHKGAEGKVLRVYREKNKAIVEGVNMVSKHTKPSAKNPQGGIVKKEASIQISNIALIDPKTKGTTRVGIRVEGDKKVRFSKKSNQVL
- the rplE gene encoding 50S ribosomal protein L5; protein product: MAYTPRLKEEYKSRVIAALKEEFGYTNVMQVPKLEKIVLSRGVGAAVSDKKLIDYAVDELTKITGQKAVSTISKKDVASFKLRKGMPIGAKVTLRGERMYEFLDRLITSALPRVRDFSGIKATGFDGRGNYNLGVLEQIIFPEIDIDKVNKISGMDITFVTTAQTDKEAKSLLAELGLPFKKN
- the rpsN gene encoding 30S ribosomal protein S14 → MAKESMKAREVKREKTVAKYAEKRKALLEAGDFVGLQKLPKNASPVRLHNRCKLTGRPRGYIRQFGISRVTFREMANNGLIPGVKKASW
- the rpsH gene encoding 30S ribosomal protein S8; the encoded protein is MYTDPIADYLTRVRNAVAANHKVVEIPASNLKKEITKILFDQGYILSYKFEQNTVQGSIKIALKYDKDTKEPVIKDIQRISKPGLRKYAGASKIPRILNGLGIAIVSTSKGLMTGKQAKQLNVGGEVICYVY
- the rplF gene encoding 50S ribosomal protein L6, which translates into the protein MSRIGKNPIVIPAGVTVEVAEGIVTVKGKNGQLTQEFSDVTVKVEDGQVLVERSSDQKDQRAKHGLYRSLINNMIQGVSTGFTKELELVGVGYRASNQGQKLDLALGYSHNIILEVAPEVNVETISEKGKNPIVKLTSFDKQLLGQVAAKIRGFRKPEPYKGKGVKFVGEVLRRKAGKSA
- the rplR gene encoding 50S ribosomal protein L18, with translation MSLTKSDRRQRIKFRIRKIVSGTAAKPRLSVFRSNKEIYAQLIDDVNGVTLIAASSREKEIGKGTNVEVAAAVGKLVGEKALKAGIDAVTFDRGGYLYHGRIKSLAEGARAAGLKF
- the rpsE gene encoding 30S ribosomal protein S5 — translated: MSNKYKNIELVKSAGLELKDRLVSVNRVTKVTKGGRAFGFSAIVVVGDENGVVGHGLGKSKDVSEAIAKAVEDAKKNLVRIPLNGQSVPHEQKGKFGGARVFLIPASHGTGVIAGGAVRSVLESVGIHDVLSKSQGSSNPHNVVKATFDALLQMRSAHTVAKQRGVSLEKVFKG
- the rpmD gene encoding 50S ribosomal protein L30, encoding MAKLVVKQVRSKINCPLSQKRGLEALGLRKMGQVVEHDSNPAILGMINKVKHLVSVEEVK
- the rplO gene encoding 50S ribosomal protein L15, which translates into the protein MNLSNLQPAEGATHNQNKRLGRGEGSGKGGTAARGHKGAKSRSGYSKKIGFEGGQMPLQRRVPKFGFTNINRKEYEGVNLDTLQLLVDNGVITDTVDMAVYVANRLATKNEIVKILGRGELKAKLKVTAHKFTATAKAAIEAAGGEAVTL
- the secY gene encoding preprotein translocase subunit SecY, with product MKKFIESISNVWKIEELKNRILMTLGLLLIYRFGAQVTLPGIDATQLANLAGQTKDGIGSILDMFTGGAFSQASVFALGIMPYISASIVVQLMGMAIPYLQKLQSDGESGRKKINQITRWLTIGITLLQGPTYIYNLYRTLPGNAFLLGFNSFEFLFSSVVILTTGTIFAMWLGEKITDKGIGNGISLLIMVGILARLPQAFIQEFTTRVTNNNGGPMLLVIEIIVWLLVIISCVLLVMAVRKIPVQYARRTSTGDYEQDVMGGNRQWIPLKLNAAGVMPIIFAQAIMFIPAAVAGLSKSDASQSIVGAFSNMFGLWYNIVFATLIVVFTFFYTAITVPTNKMSDDLKRSGGFIPGVKPGVETSDFLDKVMSLITFPGSLFLALIAVFPAIVVSVMDVQQSWAMFFGGTSLIIMVGVAIDTMQQINSYLLNQHYDGLMKTGKNRKAVA